The Leucoraja erinacea ecotype New England chromosome 12, Leri_hhj_1, whole genome shotgun sequence genome segment TTGGGCTCTTAGACTTTGTATTTCCGTGCAGATTAACCATGAATGAATGTTAGGTCTGCTAGATATGGGAATGATAAAAAAACATGTTCCTTCAGAAAGACGGTTTAGGCGGAAAGCGTGTGAACAAGGTGAAATATGCGATTTTTATACAACTGAGCTCGCATGTATAATTTAAAGACAGACAAAAGCATTAGCTGGGTCTTTCTTGCCGTCATGTTTGCAAACATGTCCCTGGCTAGGCGGTCGCGTCGGCCCTCGCAGCACTGGGGAGCTGCACAGACATTAGCGACGAGGGCAATGACTGGGAACTGAACAGGAGTGAATTTGTATTCCCTCAGAGATTCCCTGTTTCAATCTCCTTCATGAATAGCAAAAAATAATCTTAATTATATAAGTCTAATTAGCCGCCTGTCATTTTCCGCTGTGCAATCTATTAATTTCCGACATTTTACCCCCATTAATGATTTACAAATGTGGGCAGGGGTAAAATAATTCCGAATATTGTTACGCTGCTGATCAGCGCCGTGCTACAGCTCCTTGGGTACCTTGTTAGTAATTCAAGATGGAGAAGCAGTAAACAGAAGGATTAAGTTGATAATAGGAACTGTCCACGTACTTAATCCCGGCGGTCCGCTAGATTAGTAACTTCGACGGTGAACACTTTCGTCGAGTTTAAATCCTCGCACAGTGCTGAGTCTGCATAAAGTAGTCCAAAAGGAGGGtacgggggaaaaaaaagagaaatatagTGTTATGTAGCTATTTGGAGCAAGCATCGATGTGATCTAGATGACCTTACTCCTTGTATCTTCTTAACAGTATTCTAGAATGTTTTGAGCTTCTCGCTCTAACGTGCAGTGAGCTGAATCAGAGCCTCCAGTTAAAGCATCTTTTCGTTCTACCTCAACATAGATTTTATATGGAAAAGCCCATGAAGTGAAATGCACCCCCACGTATGATGTGTAGTCATTGCCATTATCAGCTGTCTGCCACTTTTTTTCTGTCGGATGAAGTCAAGTGTTTCGAGCTGGGCCACTTTAAACCGGAATAGAAAATCTGGCAAATGAAATATTAAAACGATCTAAGACCATATTTCAAAAACATCCCGGGAGGGCCACATGGTAGGCATCGTTTTATATATTATTGGACATTCCGAGGGTATGTTTTACAGTGGGGGCATTTTACAGATGGTCTAAAATTGTGCCGACACGTGTGCGAACCTAGAATATGAAAACAAATTAGGAAAGGATGAACATGTTTATCAATGGAGATAAAGTGTTCTAAAATGATTGACCTCGCATTTCATTTCCAATGGTTACGGGAGAAGAGGGGGTTCCCAATACGAGGGGGTTGGGATAGTAAAATTAAACCTCCAGTGATTTATGGGGTCCGAAGCTTTGCGTAAGGTTGCAAGAATATTAATAATATATACCAATACATTTATATCGCGTTTTCAATTTGCAGCAGCGATTGTGGGTATATCATTGACAGTGAGGAATATTGGGGACTAACAAAGTAATCTGAAGGTTTCTCATCGGCTATCCTATGATTCACGAAATgctaattattattattactgaaaATCGTTGTGGTTCAGACGTGCAGTCGGAGCTCAGTGCATCAACTCTCGCTGTCAAAACAAATTCACCCAGACCCAACAAACAGAAATAAAACCGACTGAACCATTCACAGCGAAGTTTAAAGTGGCGCTTTAACTAAAGCTTTGGGTTCATCCACAGTTACTTGATACGATGATCCACGAGGGGTTATTATCGTTCCGTTTACCAAAAATCGATAGTATCATAACAGCCAGAATTCATTATTCATTTATGATAGGTTTTACAAGATGAAACCAACTAGCCAACAAGTGTTAGTTGATAAATTGAATATAGCTCGATAGAGCCTGTAAAGATGACACACTGTAGATGCTAACAAAAAATCCATAACCTTACAAGTATCGTTGGCCCAAAGCTATAAAACATTTTAACAATGATACAAGATGATTCCCACCCACCATCATCACCCCCTCTCATTCCAATTCTCACTTAGGAGATTTAAACTGGGTCTTTCTCCTTCTCAAACGGTTACATATCACATTTAAGTCATCGCACTTCAAGGTAAAGTGCTGTTATATTGAAAGAGTTGACACCTGTTATTTGAAGCGCAGTTCAGCGCCTTGATGCCACATGGAAGCGTTTCTTGCATTTTCTCACCACTATAGTGATGTTCGTTGttctttatttcatttatttttgccCAGGCTTTGCTGTCATTGTATTGGCTTTCGGTTAATGGATATCAATAGACTTTAAAGAAAAAATGTATCGATAAAAGGGGTTCCAGTTTAATTAGACGAGCTTTGGTTTGATGCCCGTCTGATGGCTGCACCTGACACCTGCGGTCAGCGTCCGTCCGCTCCAGAACCTAGACATCTCCAGCTGCTCTAGATTCCACCAGGTTCGTTTCTCATTGGTTTAATGACCAGTTTACAATTTGGGGACTCGCGTCTCTGTTGTTAAAGGAGATAGCATTTGTATCATTCTGGAAATTTGACGAGGAAAGAAAACATGCTTATTTTAACACAATGCAAAACAAAAACGAAACGTTAACTCCTTTGCAGCTTTTTAATGATATTCTGACCTTAATTCATCAGGTTTCATAAAGAGTCAAAGGTGATTCAGGGGCAGGGAAACGACAGTCATTATCCAGTCACTTACTGCAGTGCCTTAATGGTAATCAATAGCTCGCAGATGTCATTTCAAAGCTTATCCAAACTAGTACAGATTTGTTCTTATTAATATTCTCATTGCCCAAGGAAAATTCCGCAGCGCCATGGGTGTAAAGACGCGACAATTGCCATGGAGATTCCCAGTGATCGGACTTTATAAGCCAAATGGTATAGTTGGCTTAAGGAGGGTTTTGGACCACGCCTGCAGAGAAGGCACACATCCCACCCGGCTTCTCCCACTCCTAACCAGCTCCAATACTCCCCAATTGAttcattgaattgattgaaagatacagcatggaaataggccactcggcccacccgATCATCAGAGATCatcatcgcccattcacactagttctgtcatCCCACCTCTGTAGAGGCTGGTGCGTTGATAGACAAATGATGGTTATAACCTCTCTTAATGTAAATTAATAGCAATTTGATCTCCCAGTTTTATTTCCGAAAACCGACAGAGGGACAATTTCTCCCTGAAAAATTAATCTTCCTACCAGTATGCGCCTATAGCTAACAATGCCGTGATCAAATCGAGGGacaatttgtttcagaatgtatgTTCTTATATACTGATCAGATGCAATTTATGTGGGGAGGATTGTTCCATAGCTCGCAATCTCGCAAATAATCAGACTTCAAATCTGATGacaacaaatgtttttaaataacaaCTAAAAAATTGAATGGATACACCACCTTAAATAGACTTCACTTCCTTACATTATTTTATTCCGAAAAAggagaacatgaggggcaacgtaGGATAACAGTGTTTAATACAACATGCTGTTTAAGTTGATTGCAGTCTGTATTCTAATAACGAACACGTTTGTAAAGAGTTCATGCTGCAAATATACTTTACACAACATACAATTCAGAACGCCATGCTTTCGTTTGCAGCGTGCGTGGTTTTATTGAAAACTTCGCAGTCACATCTGGTTAAAAATCACACATACAAtcaataaagtaaaataaataacatttgaGATCGGGGCCAAACCTGGGGAAAGTGTGAACAGTGAGACTTGGGTACAAATAGACGAGTCCACCAGTTTGCACGCAAAGTGCACACTCCGCCGCCTAGACACGCGACGAGGGAAAGACCTGGACAGCGAGAGGCTCTGGCCTCACTCGCTTTCACACGCGCATTCCACCGACTAACTAAGATTAGAGACTGGATTTTCACATTAAATGAAACATAAGCAGCAAAAGGCAATGAAAAGCTCTGGCAGTCAGTGACTGCACTCATACTCACTGCACCTGGCTTCTCGTTTATAACTTTCTACATGTAACAATTCCCAATCGTTTCTAGCGATTCTATTGACCACTGCACGTTGATTTAAAGTAACTTTGATTGTCAATGCATTGtggatctccccccctcccccacccctttacATTGAAAATAAATACACTTATGATTGAGATAAATAGAGttcggggaggagagagagaacgcCGTGAAAACCCCCAGGGTGGATGAGGTAGAAAACCATCCGTAAACAGTTATTGCAAAACATTTAAaacttatttattattattttttatttttgttattaatATGGTGATAGCGACATTCACTAAACTGAAATGATGTACAAATCATGCAGGGACAGACTTGTGGACCATACAGGAGGTACAATAGAATTAATATGACCTGTTCTCACAGATCTAGTTCTTTCTGCTGTTTTGTTATTGAATGATATCGACAGCGGTATATTTCATAACCTAGCCCCGGTACCTTGCCCAGTTCAGCGGCAGTTGTACATCTCCGGATCAATGAACTACACCAGTTCGTGAATAAAGGTTAAACGCACAATTCATTCACAGACTTTGTACAGCCTTTTACAGTAGAAAAGCAAACTGGATATTTTTCACAAGAATGTGATTAAACATTATTCAAGTCTCGTTGAGATTATTTTGTTACAATATGATTGCCTGATAAATCCACGAAGTCTCATCTAAACCAAGACATAAAACTTGCTTCTCTCAAACCCGTACAAAATATACACAATTCAAACTCATTCTTCGGAGATATACTTCCGGCTTGATGTCCCTGCCATCGCTTCAATTTGTTGGGCAAAGTTTATCCAAGGAATGAAATGTTATTAAATCCTGGTCCATATCGGCTCAGTTGGATAGAGCAGTGTGTAGATTGTCTTAATGTGTGGCGGAAAATTTCATTCTTTTTTGTTTCTGTCTTTGATTGCAAAACCACACTCTGACCACATTCTTTTTCAGGTCCAATTTCTCTGCGATTGCTGCGATCTTCTCGGACGAAGGACGAGGTTGGACGGCGAAATAAGCTTCTAGGGACCGTTTTTCCGGCGCAGCGATAGAAGTGCGTTTACGCTTCCTGTCCCCTCCGTTAAAGAGCTCGGGTTTGGTCATTTTCTCCCTTTGAGCCCTCTCGGCTTCATCTAACCAGGCCTCCAGAATGGGCTTGAGCGCAATCATGTTATTATGCGACAGAGTCAAGGATTCAAACCTACAGATAGTGCTTTGACTTAAACAACCCACACCTGGGATCTTCAGGTTGGCCAAGGCTGACCCAACGTCGGCTTGTGTCACTCCAAGTTTGATCCTCCTCTGCTTGAATCGCTCTGCGAAGGACTCGAGTTCCCTTGGATCTGCTTCGCCCTCGTTACCTCCCAGACCGATGTGGGCCGACAGAGCGTGTGAATGGGAAATGTTAATAtgctgatgatgatggtgatgtggGTGATGTGACATGTGGTTCATGCCAGGCATGTGTGCGTGTGGATGTGACGGCGTGGATCCCACCTCAGGTCCTGTCAGCCCGCTCAGGGACAGGCCGGAGTTCAGGTGGTCCAGGAGATCGCTTTCCAGGCCCTGGGCCgcctggtggtgatggtgatggtggtggtgatgggggtGGGTAGTCAGGACCGACGGGTGGGGTAGATGTACAGAAGCGGAGGTCGGAGTGCAGGACACGCTGCTCATTGTATGGTAGGTGACATCTGGCTTGAAGGGATGGTTTTTCTGCGACACTATATCCACGGCTGCCAGGGCTTCGGCTCGGGACAGCAAAGTTTCATCAAGCCCGGCGAAAATATTGCTTTGCAACTACAAATGAAAAGCAAAAGATCGTGTTATTATCAGGGCCGCAGTCTGCAGTGAGAAATATACGGTAACTTAATCGTGGTACCCGAGTCTTTGAGAACTCGCCAGCGGAATTGACACCTGACTCGTGGCTCAGGAGTTCTAGCGAAGTAGTTTGAGCGTTGATCATCCCCCCTGCTTTCGTGACGTTGTGCAGTTGACGGATTCAGCGACAGCGGCAACATTTAATCgattacacacatacacactcgcacacaaTCACACACGCGCACAATAATGAAAGGAAAGTCAATGATCTCGGCGAGAGGAAGTGGCCGCATCTATTTCAGACTCAGAACCAAAGCGTGGATGACAAGGATATTTAATGCAACTCGCAACATGATGAAAGCTAATGAAACATGATGCAGTCTGAACCCTTAACACCACACAGCAAATGGACGTTTAGCTGGACACGCACCGAATTATTCCAAATAATCTTGGTTCAAAAAAACTTCTCTGATCGCGCATTTCGGACACCTGGCCTCCCACTTTGGGATTTGCTTTTACCATCATTTCAAGGGAGCCAAAAGAAAAAGAAATTGTACCAATCCCACGAACCCATCAGTAATCGCCTCTTGATAAATGACAAAACACAGCATATACTTCAAATGCCCCGGCTAATTAACAGAGGCGATGCAATCAATTCAAACATTATTTCCAAACTAGCGTAGTTGGTTTTTTGAACAAGACATGTTCTGCTGTGATGGGAGAAGCGGCCGGTACTTACCGCGGGGTTGGGCAGGCAGGCTCTCCGGATGGCCTCGGAGCTCGAGTGCAGGGTGGCGTATTTGGGCTCATGCAGCATGGGGTGCATGCCGAAAGGTTGCTTGCTGTTCATGGACATCATGTTTGCAAGCGGGTCATGTGCAGGTGAGCGCTGAACTGGCGCTGTCTCGATCACACTCTATCCGCTTGTCACTAAGTTATACCCGCGCCAGGGGCTGGACACGCCACCCGGGCCGCCCCTCGCCCCGATCATTGGTACACGGAGCTCCGACCGGCAGGCGGTCACAAGGCTCGACCCTCCCATGCAGTCCCACCATTGGTTCAGGCTGCTGTGGGTTCCGTCTTCCAGCGATTTCTTGCTCCTCAGTGAAAATGACGAATGTCAGTTCTGACAGAAGGAGTAGCAAACCCCTGCTCAAGGTTTCGTTGGAAATTTGGTACTGAAACTTATCAGTTTATTTCAAGCACTCTGTACATGTCTGTGGGCGCTGTACACTAAGGAGAAAGTAATTAGACATTCCTAGAACTTGCTTTAACTGAAAAGTATTCAAATCTATACATTGATGAAACCTTATTTTGTGATGCTAAAGTGCCTTAATTCTTATTATCTTCTCAATGTCAGGAAATAACCGTTTTCTGAATCTTGACATTTGAACACGGGCATAAGAAGAACAACATCCACCATCTCCTCAGGTGAAAATGGACCAGAGGCGATTGTCCGCGACCCAGCCATGTTGATAGAGCTATTTAGTTATTATTcgtagggtttttttttttcaaatggacCTGGATGGGATTGCGACTCTGTCTGAGAGAGTGATAATACTAATATGGAATTTGTTAGAGTTCAACAATCACATGCAAGTGTAAGATAAAAATAAACATATGTTGGTACGCCATGAATTGTAGTTAAGAGGAAGTCAATGAATGTTTGGAGAACCTGGAATGGGAAAAGTGAGAAGGGTGGGCGACGAGAGAGCACAACAGCGACAGTCATGGATGGCGAGGGAGCTCCCGTTGCTGTGGTTAAAGTCTCTTCTACCAgtcgaggaggagagggagataatGCACTCAAGGGTCACATTCAAAGCGTGCAGGTAGATATGTGCTGGATCAGGTGAATAGATGGGGTTGGGTAAAAGCGTGGATAAGACCGGTGAAAATTTTGAAATCAATCCATGGATGTTAGGAAATTTGGTACATATTGTTGAGCAACGTTAATATGTTAATAACTGAGAGGAGTATGGAAAAATGC includes the following:
- the LOC129702185 gene encoding brain-specific homeobox/POU domain protein 3-like, with translation MMSMNSKQPFGMHPMLHEPKYATLHSSSEAIRRACLPNPALQSNIFAGLDETLLSRAEALAAVDIVSQKNHPFKPDVTYHTMSSVSCTPTSASVHLPHPSVLTTHPHHHHHHHHHQAAQGLESDLLDHLNSGLSLSGLTGPEVGSTPSHPHAHMPGMNHMSHHPHHHHHQHINISHSHALSAHIGLGGNEGEADPRELESFAERFKQRRIKLGVTQADVGSALANLKIPGVGCLSQSTICRFESLTLSHNNMIALKPILEAWLDEAERAQREKMTKPELFNGGDRKRKRTSIAAPEKRSLEAYFAVQPRPSSEKIAAIAEKLDLKKNVVRVWFCNQRQKQKRMKFSATH